Proteins from one Nicotiana tabacum cultivar K326 chromosome 23, ASM71507v2, whole genome shotgun sequence genomic window:
- the LOC107800372 gene encoding ABC transporter A family member 1 isoform X1 — MEKKEKEKEMRNSRRQLKAMLRKNWLLKIRHPFVTCAEILLPTLVMLLLIAVRSKSDIRIHPAQPYIRKGIGMFVEVGKGDTSPPFNQVLERLLAKGEYLAFVPNTTETRMMINILSLKFPLLRLVTRVYEDEDALETYIRSDLYAAYDQTKNRTNPKIKGAVVFHEQGPQSFDYSIRLNHTWAFSGFPDVKNIMDTNGPFLNDLSLGVNTIPILQYGLSGFLTLQQVMDSFIIYAAQETMTNLLRLPSHSLDRDAQLKIPWTQFSPSNIRLAPFPTREYTDNEFQSIVKKVMGVLYLLGFLYPISRLISYSVLEKELKIKEGLYMMGLKDEIFRLSWFITYAIQFALSSAILTVCTMSTLFQYSDKTLVFAYFFSFGLSGITLSFMISTFFTRAKTAVAVGTLCFLGAFFPYYTVNDETVSMIVKVTASFLSPTAFALGSINFADYERAHVGLRWSNMWRESSGVCFLVSLLMMLLDSLLYFAVGLYFDKVLHKENGFCYPIRSLLHKCFGRKKNTSDNYASTSEVKFAENHDETSGTDFIKDVSGPILEAMSLEMKQQELDGRCIQIRNLRKVYATNRGNCCAVNSLRLTLYENQILALLGHNGAGKSSTISMLVGLVSPTSGDALVLGKNILTDMDEIRKSLGVCPQYDILFPELSVKEHLEIFADVKGVPEDAKERAVTEMVDEVGLADKLNTVVKALSGGMKRKLSLGIALIGNSKVIILDEPTSGMDPYSMRLTWQLIKRKKKGRIILLTTHSMDEADVLGDRIAIMANGSLKCCGSSIFLKHQYGVGYTLTLVKTAPGASVAADIVYRHVPSATCVSEVAAEVSFKLPLASSSSFESMFREIERYMRRSNPKFETTDYREVDNLGIESYGISVTTLEEVFLRVAGGDFDQAQGLEEKADPTFCDSVDLKVCQTNTSKTFFPSKLCGSYFRVIWLMLTLIGSACSLIWAAVSSVISLVTMQCCCCCILSRSTFWKHSKALLIKRAKSAQRDRKTIVFQLLIPAFFLLLGLLFLKLKPHPDQQPVFFTTSYFNPLLSGGGGGGPIPFELTSPIAKEVSDRVHGGWIQKYRETTYRFPDSTKAMNDAIEAAGSTLGPVLLSMSEYLMSSFNESYQSRYGAIVMDNQTGDGSLGYTVLHNSSCQHSAPTFINLMNSAILRLATHNENMTILTRNHPLPQTASQHQQHHDMDAFSAAIVINIAFSFIPASFAVAIVKEREVKAKHQQLISGVSILSYWASTYIWDFISFLFPSSFALILFWIFGLEQFIGKDSLIPTILLFLEYGLAMASSTYCLTFFFSEHSMAQNVVLLVQFFTGLILMVLSFIMGLINSTTHLNSLLKNFFRLSPGFCFADGLASLALLRQGMKNGSRDNVLDWNVTGAAILYLAAEAILFFLLTLGIEFFPQQKRSLYRVHEWWKSLGKSKHATFFGSSEPLLRPPSGDVASEFDEDIDVKAERDRVLSGSTDNAVIHLCNLRKIYPGGKSQVPKVAVHSLTFSVQEGECFGFLGTNGAGKTTALSMLSGEEHPSDGTAFIFGKDIRSDPKVARRHIGYCPQFDALLEFLTVQEHLELYARIKGVPEYELEDVVMQKLLEFDLMKHANKPSFALSGGNKRKLSVAIAMIGDPPIVILDEPSTGMDPIAKRFMWEVISRLSTRRGKTAVILTTHSMNEAQALCTRIGIMVGGRLRCLGSSQHLKTRFGNHLELEVLVTLNFFALIFKQSFYISFLHLYLQVKPVEVSCMDLENLCLLIQEKLFDIRPHSRSILNDIEVCIGGTNSIVSEDASAAEISLSKEMIMAVGQWFGNEERVKALASATDDSCKIFGDQLSEQLDRDGGLPLPIFCEWWLAKEKFSKIHSFIQSSFPGAAFQGCNGLSVKYQLPCGEGLSLADVFGYIERNRNQLGISEYSVSQSTLESIFNHFAASS; from the exons atggagaaaaaagagaaagaaaaagaaatgaggaATTCAAGAAGGCAACTCAAAGCTATGCTTAGGAAAAATTGGCTTCTCAAAATTAGACACCCTTTTGTCACTTGTGCTGAG ATTTTACTCCCAACTCTTGTAATGCTGTTGTTGATAGCTGTGAGAAGTAAATCTGATATCCGCATCCACCCAGCTCAGCC GTATATCCGGAAAGGGATAGGGATGTTTGTGGAAGTTGGGAAAGGTGATACTTCTCCCCCTTTCAACCAAGTTCTGGAGCGACTATTGGCCAAGGGGGAGTACTTGGCATTTGTACCTAATACAACTGAGACAAGGATGATGATCAACATTTTGTCTCTAAAATTTCCCCTACTGAGG CTAGTTACCAGAGTTTACGAAGACGAAGATGCTCTTGAAACATATATCCGTTCTGATCTTTATGCTGCTTATGACCAAACTAA GAACCGTACAAACCCCAAAATCAAAGGAGCAGTAGTATTTCACGAGCAAGGTCCTCAGTCATTTGATTATAGCATACGCCTAAACCATACTTGGGCTTTCTCAGGATTTCCTGATGTTAAAAACATAATGGACACAAATGGTCCGTTCCTCAATGACTTGTCATTAGGCGTCAATACCATACCAATTTTGCAATATGGTCTCAGTGGGTTTTTAACA CTCCAACAAGTCATGGACTCATTCATAATATATGCTGCTCAAGAAACTATGACGAACTTATTGAGGTTGCCTAGCCACTCTCTTGATAGAGATGCCCAGCTCAAGATACCATGGACTCAGTTTAGTCCTTCAAATATAAGACTTGCTCCTTTTCCGACTCGTGAATATACCGATAATGAATTCCAGTCCATTGTCAAGAAAGTCATGGGAGTGCT GTACTTGCTGGGGTTTCTTTATCCGATTTCTCGTCTAATAAGTTATTCTGTCTTAGAAAAg GAGCTCAAGATAAAAGAGGGTCTTTACATGATGGGGTTGAAAGATGAAATATTCCGTCTATCTTGGTTTATAACATATGCTATTCAG TTTGCTCTTTCTTCTGCGATACTTACAGTATGCACCATGAGTACCCTGTTTCAATACAGTGATAAGACGTTGGTGTTCGCGTACTTCTTTTCCTTTGGTCTCAGTGGAATAACTCTCTCATTTATGATTTCCACCTTCTTCACAAGAGCAAAAACTGCAGTAGCTGTCGGGACCCTTTGTTTCCTTGGGGCATTCTTTCCCTATTATACTGTCAATGACGAAACAGTCTCCAT GATAGTGAAagtgactgcttcttttctttcacCTACGGCCTTTGCATTAGGATCCATCAATTTTGCTGACTATGAACGTGCTCATGTCGGACTCCGTTGGAGTAACATGTGGCGG GAATCTTCAGGAGTTTGCTTTTTGGTCTCTCTCCTCATGATGTTACTTGACAGTTTGTTGTACTTTGCAGTTGGTCTGTATTTTGATAAG GTCCTCCACAAGGAGAATGGATTTTGTTACCCAATACGTTCCCTGCTTCACAAGTGCTTTGGGAGGAAGAAAAATACCAGTGATAATTATGCATCCACCTCAGAAGTCAAATTCGCTGAGAATCATGATGAAACAAGTGGCACCGATTTTATAAAAGATGTATCTGGACCAATTCTAGAAGCAATGAGCTTGGAGATGAAGCAGCAAGAATTGGATGGAAG ATGTATTCAGATCAGGAATCTGCGAAAGGTGTATGCTACAAACAGGGGAAATTGTTGTGCTGTTAATTCTTTACGATTGACTTTGTACGAGAATCAGATTCTGGCACTTTTAG GACACAACGGGGCTGGTAAAAGCAGTACAATATCCATGCTTGTTGGTCTCGTTTCTCCTACTTCTGGAGATGCTCTGGTGTTGGGAAAGAACATCTTAACTGACATG GATGAAATACGGAAGAGTCTGGGAGTCTGCCCTCAGTATGATATTCTTTTCCCGGAATTATCT GTGAAGGAACATTTAGAAATTTTTGCTGATGTAAAAGGTGTTCCAGAAGACGCTAAAGAAAGGGCTGTGACTGAAATGGTTGATGAA GTTGGGTTGGCAGACAAACTTAATACTGTTGTCAAAGCTCTTTCTGGAGGTATGAAAAGGAAGTTGTCCCTTGGGATAGCTCTTATAGGAAACAGTAAG GTTATTATTCTTGATGAACCGACAAGTGGAATGGATCCATACTCTATGCGGTTAACTTGGcagctgattaaaagaaaaaagaagggaaGAATCATATTACTCACAACACACTCCATGGATGAAGCTGATGTGCTAGGAGATCGGATTGCTATCATGGCAAATGGATCTCTAAAGTGCTGTGGAAG TTCAATCTTCTTGAAACATCAGTACGGGGTTGGTTACACTCTTACTCTGGTTAAG ACTGCACCAGGTGCCTCAGTAGCTGCTGATATTGTTTACCGTCATGTACCATCTGCAACATGCGTTAGCGAA GTTGCTGCAGAGGTTTCCTTCAAGCTTCCCCTAGCATCCTCCTCTTCCTTTGAGAGCATGTTTCGAGAAATAGAGCGCTACATGAGAAGATCCAACCCTAAATTTGAAACAACAGACTATAGAGAGGTCGACAATCTTGGTATTGAGAGCTATGGCATATCTGTTACAACTTTGGAGGAAGTGTTTCTGAGGGTTGCTGGTGGTGACTTCGATCAAGCACAGGGCCTTGAGGAGAAAGCAGATCCAACTTTTTGTGATTCTGTTGATTTAAAAGTGTGCCAAACTAACACTTCAAAGACATTCTTCCCTTCCAAATTATGTGGAAGCTATTTTAGAGTCATATGGCTTATGCTGACCTTGATTGGTTCAGCTTGTAGTCTAATCTGGGCTGCGGTTTCAAGTGTGATTAGCCTTGTTACAATGCAGTGCTGTTGCTGTTGTATACTCTCTAGGTCTACTTTCTGGAAACACTCGAAAGCCCTACTTATTAAGAGAGCGAAATCAGCTCAAAGAGATAGGAAAACAATTGTGTTCCAGCTATTAATTCCTGCTTTCTTTTTGCTTCTTGGTCTGCTGTTTCTTAAGCTAAAGCCACATCCTGATCAGCAGCCGGTCTTCTTCACGACCTCGTACTTCAATCCTTTATTAagtggtggaggaggaggtggtccAATTCCTTTTGAACTCACATCGCCTATAGCAAAGGAG GTTTCCGACCGTGTCCATGGAGGCTGGATCCAAAAGTATCGGGAGACAACATACAGGTTTCCTGATTCTACTAAGGCAATGAACGACGCCATAGAAGCAGCAGGATCAACTTTGGGCCCTGTCTTACTTTCGATGAGTGAATATCTTATGTCTAGCTTTAATGAATCTTATCAGTCGAG GTATGGAGCGATAGTCATGGATAATCAGACTGGTGATGGTAGCCTTGGGTACACTGTTCTACACAACAGTTCTTGCCAGCATTCTGCTCCAACATTTATCAATTTGATGAATTCAGCAATACTCAGGCTAGCTACACATAATGAAAATATGACAATTCTCACTCGTAACCACCCTTTGCCGCAGACAGCAAGTCAGCATCAGCAACATCAT GATATGGACGCCTTCTCTGCTGCAATTGTAATCAATATAGCCTTTTCTTTTATTCCTGCCTCATTCGCTGTGGCGATTGTCAAG GAACGTGAAGTGAAAGCTAAGCATCAACAGCTAATCAGTGGG GTGTCCATACTCTCATATTGGGCTTCCACATATATATGGGACTTCATCAGCTTCTTATTTCCTTCATCTTTTGCATTAATTCTCTTTTGGATATTTG GTCTTGagcaatttattggaaaggattctCTCATCCCAACAATTCTGTTGTTTCTTGAATATGGATTAGCAATGGCGTCATCAACATACTGCCTCACTTTCTTCTTTTCCGAGCACAGCATGGCTCAG AATGTGGTCCTCCTCGTCCAATTTTTCACTGGCCTCATTCTTATGGTTCTATCCTTCATAATGGGACTTATAAATTCTACAACACACTTAAATTCTCTGCTCAAG AACTTTTTTAGACTGTCTCCGGGATTTTGCTTCGCTGATGGATTAGCTTCATTGGCTCTTTTAAGACAAGGGATGAAGAATGGATCTAGAGATAACGTTCTTGACTGGAATGTGACTGGTGCTGCTATATTATACTTGGCTGCTGAG GccattttgtttttccttttaactCTGGGGATTGAATTCTTCCCTCAACAAAAAAGGAGTCTTTACAGAGTTCATGAGTGGTGGAAAAGCTTGGGAAAATCTAAGCATGCTACTTTCTTCGGGTCTTCAGAACCTCTTCTGCGACCACCCTCAGGTGATGTTGCTTCTGAATTTGACGAAGACATAGATGTTAAAGCAGAGAGAGACAGGGTTTTATCTGGCTCAACTGATAATGCTGTTATCCACCTCTGTAATCTTCGAAAG ATCTATCCTGGAGGGAAGTCCCAAGTTCCAAAAGTTGCTGTCCATTCACTGACTTTCTCTGTCCAAGAAGGAGAGTGTTTTGGGTTCCTAGGAACTAATGGAGCAGGGAAGACAACAGCACTGTCAATGCTATCTG GAGAAGAACACCCTAGTGACGGAACAGCATTCATTTTTGGTAAAGATATACGTTCAGATCCCAAGGTTGCTCGTAGACAT ATTGGATATTGTCCTCAGTTTGATGCTTTACTAGAATTTCTGACTGTCCAAGAGCATCTTGAGCTCTATGCAAGAATAAAAGGAGTACCGGAGTATGAATTGGAAGAT GTTGTTATGCAAAAGTTGCTCGAGTTTGACCTGATGAAACATGCAAATAAACCATCCTTTGCCTTAAGCGGAGGAAACAAGCGCAAGTTATCTGTTGCAATTGCAATGATTGGAGATCCTCCTATCGTCATTCTTGATGAGCCATCCACAG GTATGGATCCTATTGCCAAACGTTTCATGTGGGAAGTTATATCTCGTCTCTCAACTAGACGAGGAAAGACAGCTGTAATTTTAACTACTCACAGCATGAATGAGGCGCAAGCTCTGTGCACTAGGATTGGGATAATG GTTGGAGGCAGGTTGAGGTGTCTTGGTAGTTCTCAGCATTTGAAAACTCGCTTCGGGAATCATCTCGAACTAGAGGTACTTGTGACGCTTAATTTTTTCGCACTCATTTTCAAACAGAGCTTCTATATATCCTTTCTGCATCTTTATCTCCAGGTTAAACCAGTTGAAGTCAGCTGTATGGATTTGGAAAATCTCTGCCTGCTAATTCAAGAGAAACTATTTGATATTCGTCCTCACTCTAGGAGTATATTAAATGATATTGAAGTTTGCATTGGAGGTACCAACTCTATAGTATCAGAAGACGCATCGGCAGCAGAAATAAGCCTATCGAAGGAAATGATCATGGCTGTTGGACAGTGGTTTGGCAATGAAGAAAGGGTGAAAGCACTAGCATCTGCAACTGATGACTCTTGTAAAATTTTTGGTGACCAGTTGTCAGAGCAGTTAGATCGTGATG GTGGACTCCCGTTGCCGATATTCTGTGAGTGGTGGTTGGCTAAGGAGAAGTTCTCCAAAATCCATTCATTCATTCAGTCTTCATTTCCTGGCGCAGCATTTCAAGGTTGCAATGGATTGAGTGTTAAATACCAG TTGCCTTGTGGAGAAGGTCTTTCACTTGCTGATGTTTTCGGATACATAGAGAGGAACAG AAACCAACTCGGGATATCAGAGTACAGCGTCAGCCAATCTACACTTGAATCGATATTTAATCATTTCGCAGCAAGCTCCTGA